Within the Bacteroidota bacterium genome, the region ACCGCTCGGCGGCGAACCCGACGCGGATAAGAAACGAAAGGGCTTCTGGAAAACTGCGAAAGCGAAATTCCCGCACCAGCCGATCGCCCTCTATGGACCAGCCCGGCAACTGGCTTAAGGCAGCCTCTAACTCGGCACCCTCTAAGGGACGCGCCATCCCGTCCTCCGCGTTAGTACCAGCGCAGCCAATAATATCGCACATATAAGTAGACTGTAGAAACCAGCACGGTGCC harbors:
- a CDS encoding 4a-hydroxytetrahydrobiopterin dehydratase — protein: MARPLEGAELEAALSQLPGWSIEGDRLVREFRFRSFPEALSFLIRVGFAAERLGHHPEIYNVYATVRLQLCTHEAGNRITERDVALAREINRFAWV